Part of the Myxococcus guangdongensis genome is shown below.
TGGCCAAGCAGATCGACCCGCTGCTGGTGCGTCTGTTCAAGACGCTGCCCCGGCAGCCGTACGCGGTGGAGCCCACGCCGGAGGCCATGGCGCCGGACGTGACGACGGGCTTCTATTACGCGGGCTCCTCGGACGGCTCGCGGCCAGGAACGTATCTGGTGAATCTGTACCGCCCGGAGACGCGGCCCCACTGGGAGATGGTGCCGCTGACGCTGCACGAGGCCGTGCCGGGACATCACCTGCAGACGTCCCTGGCGACCGAGCAGACGGCGCTGCCGGACTTCCGCCGCTTCGGCTACTACGTGGCGTACGGAGAGGGTTGGGCGCTGTACTGCGAGACGCTCGGCGACGAGATGGGCCTGTACGAGAACCCGTACGACAAGTTCGGTCAGCTCTCGTACGACATGTGGCGCGCGGTGCGGCTGGTGGTGGACACGGGCATGCACGCGAAGCAATGGACGCGTCAGCAGGCGCTCGACTACTTCATGGAGAACGCGCCCCGCCAGGCGTTGGACATCACCAACGAGGTCGACCGCTACATCGCCTGGCCGGGACAGGCGCTGGCGTACAAGGTGGGTCAGCTCAAGATTCGCGAGCTGCGCACCCGCGCCGAGGCCGCGCTGGGCGAGCGCTTCGACGTGCGCGAGTTCCACGACGTGGTGCTGCTGAGCGGCTCGCTGCCGCTCGACGTGCTGGAGCGCAAGGTGGACGCGTGGGTGGCCCGGCAGAAGGCACCCGCGAAGTAGGGCAGCCCGCGCTACTTGCCGCGCCCCACGGTGACGCGCATCAGGTGCTTGATGGCCCGATGCGCGCGCTGGCCTCCGGCGGACTTGATGAGCCGGTCATTCAGGTCATCCACCAGCCGGTGGCGCAGGGGCGGCTCGGTGGTGAGCAGGGCCTCGTAGCTGGCGCGCAGCTCCTCCTCGCGCTTGGTGGAGCACTCGAGCTCGAACTCCTTCGACGCGAGCAGCTCGCGCACGCCGTGCAGCTCTCCCTTGAGCGCCGTGCCCTCCGCCTCCTGGTGGACGAGCTGCTGCTCCAGCTCCCGCACCCGCGCCTCACCCGCCTCGCAGCGCGCGAGCAGGGCGTGGTGGCGCGCCTGGAGCTCCTCGAGCGCGGTGCGCGTCGCGTGGGTCTCCTCGCTCCGCAGCTGCTTCTCCTCGCTCCGCAGCTGCTTCTCCTGGCGCAGCTCGGCGCGGACCTCCTCCAGCCACGTCGCCGCCCGCGACACCCAGTTCACGTTGGCCACCGGCTGCGCGAGGCACGCCGCCAGTCGTGACTGCCACTCGCGCCGGACCTTCCGCTGCTCCTCGATGTACGCGCCGCCGCGCTCCAGGGACGCGGGCAGCCCGCCCTCGAGGAAGTCCCTTAGCGACGCCTCCGACTCGGCCAGCCCCGCCTTCTTCTGGCGGTAGTACTCGTTGAAGGCGAACAGGTGGCTGGGCACGCCGGACACCTTGCCCAGCAGCGTCACGTGGTACGAGGACGCGACGAGCGCCTCGCATTCACGGATGCGCTCCACGGCCTGCGACAGCCGCCCCTGGAAGAGCAGGCCCACCAGGTCGACCACGTCCGCCTGCGGGAAGTGCTCGGTGAAGGCCGTCTTGCGCATGGCCGCGAGGCTGTCCTCCACCACGGGACGCTCGTCGATATAGGCATTGAGCACCACCGGCGCCGCCGCCTCGCCGAAGTGCGCGCGCAGCGCCTGGAGCTGCTCGTTCATCGTCGCCGCGGGAGGCGGCAGCGAGTCCGGGTCCACGCCGGGGTCCGTATACGCGTAGGTGGACAGGTTCATGTGCAGCGCGAAGCGACCGGGCGTCTTCGGACGGGGCTCCTGACGCGAGGCCTCCTCGGCCGCGCGGTCCAGCTCCTCGAGCGCGTCATCCCCGGACAGGAGCGCCGGGGCCCCATGCTCCACCAACGCCTGGACGGACTCGGGGTCCCGACAGCCGAGCAGCAACGGTTGCCATTGGTGCGCGTGCGCGGCCAGCCGGCTCGCGAACTCGGGACCGACCTGCAGCCCCGACAGCACGTAGTGCCCTGGCAGCCAGGTGTGCAGCAGCGACTC
Proteins encoded:
- a CDS encoding coiled-coil domain-containing protein — translated: MRFSFFATPTTLKKLYAPEMSKVLLAGGFNGYWNFGDILMLQGAVRWHLGRKESAVVSIHELGRVQDAQYLRQLPVVLGTEDFVFFSSDTGDTASTKARELGLEAVSPTRLRGAARLHVYGGGYFNGRWGDGMLALVESLLHTWLPGHYVLSGLQVGPEFASRLAAHAHQWQPLLLGCRDPESVQALVEHGAPALLSGDDALEELDRAAEEASRQEPRPKTPGRFALHMNLSTYAYTDPGVDPDSLPPPAATMNEQLQALRAHFGEAAAPVVLNAYIDERPVVEDSLAAMRKTAFTEHFPQADVVDLVGLLFQGRLSQAVERIRECEALVASSYHVTLLGKVSGVPSHLFAFNEYYRQKKAGLAESEASLRDFLEGGLPASLERGGAYIEEQRKVRREWQSRLAACLAQPVANVNWVSRAATWLEEVRAELRQEKQLRSEEKQLRSEETHATRTALEELQARHHALLARCEAGEARVRELEQQLVHQEAEGTALKGELHGVRELLASKEFELECSTKREEELRASYEALLTTEPPLRHRLVDDLNDRLIKSAGGQRAHRAIKHLMRVTVGRGK